In Halorubrum sp. PV6, a single window of DNA contains:
- a CDS encoding creatininase family protein, translated as MRLADATWTDVRDADIDLAFVPVGSTEQHGPHAPLGTDTLNAVAVAEAGETAYEASDRGAVAVSPPIPVGVAEEHRAFDGTMWVSPDTFRAYVREAAESLSSHGIHRVVFVNGHGGNVAALAEVARRFSRDAAHDGYAAAFTWFDSVGEHASDMGHAGPLETALLRATHPDLVREDRIADARDGAADRWGEWVAGVNLAHDADEFSDNGVVGDPSAGDAERGAELLDTASDALVEVATAVVDRDL; from the coding sequence ATGCGACTCGCGGACGCCACCTGGACCGACGTGCGTGACGCCGACATCGACCTCGCGTTCGTCCCCGTCGGCAGCACCGAACAGCACGGCCCCCACGCCCCGCTCGGGACCGACACCCTCAACGCGGTCGCCGTCGCCGAGGCGGGCGAGACGGCCTACGAGGCCTCGGACCGCGGCGCCGTCGCCGTGTCGCCGCCCATTCCCGTCGGCGTCGCCGAGGAACACCGCGCGTTCGACGGGACGATGTGGGTCTCGCCGGACACCTTCCGCGCGTACGTCCGCGAGGCGGCCGAATCGCTGTCGAGCCACGGGATACATCGGGTGGTGTTCGTCAACGGCCACGGCGGCAACGTGGCGGCGCTCGCGGAGGTCGCCCGCCGGTTCTCTCGCGACGCGGCCCACGACGGCTACGCCGCGGCGTTCACGTGGTTCGACTCGGTCGGCGAGCACGCGAGCGACATGGGCCACGCCGGGCCGCTCGAGACGGCGCTGCTGCGCGCGACGCACCCGGATCTGGTTCGAGAAGACCGGATCGCGGACGCCCGCGACGGCGCCGCCGACCGGTGGGGCGAGTGGGTCGCCGGCGTGAACCTCGCGCACGACGCCGACGAGTTCAGCGACAACGGCGTGGTCGGCGATCCGAGCGCCGGCGACGCCGAGCGCGGAGCGGAACTCCTCGATACGGCGAGCGACGCGCTCGTCGAGGTCGCGACGGCGGTCGTCGACCGGGATTTATAA
- a CDS encoding DUF5790 family protein, which yields MSQSTFDDDDLFGEAAEETRAEVREHLQAAREELPDADAVWETDADNVLGALNGLKSALSVGDAVDSVRSAKKAYVLGERADAFEDAEDLQAEIEELESLVGDIEAAAEDVGSLTGTVPAIRGALQDAAEADDEE from the coding sequence ATGAGCCAGTCCACGTTCGACGACGACGACCTGTTCGGCGAGGCCGCAGAAGAGACCCGCGCCGAGGTTCGAGAACACCTCCAGGCCGCCCGCGAGGAACTCCCCGACGCCGACGCGGTGTGGGAGACGGACGCGGACAACGTGTTGGGCGCGCTCAACGGGCTGAAGTCGGCGCTGTCGGTCGGCGACGCGGTCGACAGCGTGCGCTCGGCGAAGAAGGCGTACGTGCTCGGCGAGCGCGCCGACGCCTTCGAGGACGCCGAGGATTTACAAGCGGAGATCGAGGAACTGGAGTCGCTCGTCGGCGACATCGAGGCCGCCGCCGAGGACGTCGGCTCGCTCACCGGCACGGTCCCCGCGATTCGCGGGGCGCTCCAGGACGCCGCCGAAGCGGACGACGAGGAGTAG
- a CDS encoding methyl-accepting chemotaxis protein: MQEGSTSGIRSSYGAKLALSLIGVMGVSVSYGVIVYLRTAGAVGTEVRSGLIGMTLLTVIGLALIGVTVGSNTVISLRQLTGKAERMADGDLEVQLETGRTDELGRLFRAFDAMRESLRTTINDAKEARQDAEQARREATERAETVEQKASEYESAMRALADGDLTRRVDPESDNDAMSRVGVAFNEMADELEETVASVATVAEDTADVAGTVDDRTDSLRATTGTVSEAVDEIAEGARTQRDDLQAATDEAENLASSAEEVAATVSDVAETAEHAAEVGDEGREAAEEALAEMDAVEETTAETTEEVEALAEEVEEIGEVVDTISEIAEQTNLLALNASIEAARSGAEGAGFAVVAEEVKALAEETQESASEIEARIHSIQERAETGADAMARTEQRISTGVETVETSIDALERLAEASERTDTSMTEITRATETQADSVDAVVGHVEDVSAISAQTASAAGDVTGAVDEQEQTLSAVETAAGSLSERAVALRNAVDDFRFEADSGLAPGTDLDADSSASPAGSAAAVSDGGTEDSPDGGSFDFSRGSDAAGGRDAPRSDPADGEGVN; encoded by the coding sequence ATGCAAGAGGGGTCGACTTCCGGCATCCGATCGAGTTACGGCGCGAAGCTCGCGCTGTCGCTCATCGGGGTCATGGGGGTCTCAGTTTCATACGGGGTCATCGTCTACCTTCGCACGGCCGGCGCCGTGGGGACCGAGGTCCGATCCGGGCTCATCGGAATGACGTTGCTGACGGTGATCGGGCTCGCGCTCATCGGCGTCACGGTTGGATCGAACACGGTCATCTCGCTGCGCCAACTCACCGGCAAAGCCGAGCGGATGGCCGACGGCGACCTCGAGGTGCAACTGGAGACGGGGCGCACCGACGAGCTTGGGCGGCTGTTCCGCGCGTTCGACGCCATGCGCGAGTCGCTCCGGACCACGATCAACGACGCCAAGGAAGCCCGTCAGGACGCGGAGCAGGCGCGCCGCGAGGCGACCGAACGCGCCGAGACGGTCGAGCAGAAGGCGTCCGAGTACGAGTCGGCGATGCGCGCGCTCGCCGACGGCGACCTGACCCGACGGGTCGACCCCGAGAGCGACAACGACGCGATGAGCCGGGTCGGCGTCGCGTTCAACGAGATGGCCGACGAACTGGAGGAGACGGTCGCCTCCGTCGCCACCGTCGCCGAGGACACCGCCGACGTGGCCGGGACCGTCGACGACCGCACGGACAGCCTGCGAGCGACGACGGGCACCGTGAGTGAGGCGGTCGACGAGATCGCGGAGGGCGCTCGCACCCAGCGCGACGACCTGCAGGCCGCGACCGACGAGGCCGAGAACCTCGCCTCCTCGGCCGAGGAGGTCGCCGCCACCGTCTCCGACGTGGCCGAGACCGCGGAACACGCCGCCGAAGTCGGCGACGAGGGCCGGGAGGCCGCCGAGGAGGCGCTCGCCGAGATGGACGCGGTCGAGGAGACGACCGCGGAGACGACCGAAGAGGTCGAGGCGCTCGCCGAGGAGGTCGAAGAGATCGGCGAGGTCGTCGACACTATCTCCGAGATCGCCGAGCAGACGAATCTGCTCGCGCTCAACGCTTCCATCGAGGCGGCCCGGTCCGGCGCCGAGGGCGCGGGATTCGCGGTCGTCGCGGAGGAGGTCAAGGCGCTGGCGGAGGAGACACAGGAGTCCGCAAGCGAGATCGAAGCCCGGATCCACTCCATCCAGGAGCGCGCGGAGACGGGCGCCGACGCGATGGCACGCACCGAACAGCGCATCTCGACCGGCGTCGAAACCGTCGAGACGTCGATCGACGCGCTCGAACGCCTCGCCGAAGCCTCCGAGCGAACGGACACGAGCATGACCGAGATCACGCGGGCGACGGAGACGCAGGCGGACTCCGTCGACGCGGTGGTCGGCCACGTCGAGGACGTCTCCGCGATCAGCGCCCAGACCGCGAGCGCGGCCGGCGACGTCACCGGCGCGGTCGACGAACAGGAGCAGACCCTGAGCGCGGTCGAGACCGCGGCCGGGTCGCTCTCGGAGCGCGCCGTCGCGCTGCGAAACGCGGTCGACGACTTCCGGTTCGAGGCCGACAGCGGCCTCGCTCCCGGCACGGATCTCGACGCGGACAGCTCGGCGAGCCCCGCCGGTTCCGCCGCGGCGGTCTCCGACGGGGGCACCGAGGACTCGCCGGACGGCGGCTCCTTCGACTTCTCACGCGGGAGCGACGCCGCCGGGGGGCGAGACGCGCCTCGCAGTGACCCGGCGGACGGGGAGGGGGTGAACTGA
- a CDS encoding bacteriorhodopsin encodes MLVDIAVWAWIGALAMGAGTIPPLWAWFSRSSSAEQSHAVYYATLAGVTGIAAVAYLLMALGYGTVSTGGAELDIVRYVDWLLTTPLLILYLGLLVRPPRRVLAGLIGIDVVIIAGGIVAAATTGTVSWVAFGVAGAAFLALVYGLLVSLPRSASAESDRVRAVFGTLRNITVVLWTLYPVVWLLGTTGFGLVTPSTEMLVFVYLDIVSKVGFVVVAVAGADALEYLGAGREAFAVDAADADAGEHTTVLGDD; translated from the coding sequence GTGCTCGTCGACATCGCCGTCTGGGCGTGGATCGGCGCGCTCGCAATGGGTGCCGGGACGATACCGCCGCTCTGGGCGTGGTTCTCTCGGTCCTCGTCGGCCGAGCAGTCACACGCCGTCTACTACGCGACGCTCGCCGGCGTCACCGGCATCGCGGCGGTCGCGTACCTCCTGATGGCGCTCGGCTACGGGACGGTCTCGACGGGGGGCGCGGAGCTCGACATCGTTCGGTACGTCGACTGGCTCCTGACGACGCCGCTTCTCATCCTGTATCTCGGGCTGCTCGTCCGGCCGCCGCGGCGCGTCCTCGCCGGCCTGATCGGGATCGACGTGGTGATAATCGCCGGGGGGATCGTCGCCGCGGCCACCACCGGAACGGTCTCGTGGGTCGCCTTCGGCGTCGCGGGCGCCGCGTTCCTCGCGCTCGTCTACGGCCTCCTCGTCTCGCTCCCGCGCTCCGCGTCGGCAGAGAGCGACCGCGTTCGAGCCGTCTTCGGCACGCTCCGGAACATCACGGTGGTGTTGTGGACGCTGTACCCCGTCGTCTGGCTGCTCGGGACCACCGGCTTCGGGCTGGTGACGCCGTCGACGGAGATGCTCGTCTTCGTCTACCTCGACATCGTCTCGAAGGTGGGCTTCGTCGTCGTCGCCGTCGCTGGCGCCGACGCGCTTGAGTACCTCGGAGCCGGCCGCGAGGCGTTCGCGGTCGACGCGGCGGACGCGGACGCCGGGGAGCACACGACCGTCCTCGGCGACGACTGA
- a CDS encoding Lrp/AsnC family transcriptional regulator, with protein sequence MSLDADWRSDIDAVDAALIDEYQSGFPVESRPFERVAREIAAETGVAVDADEVLDRVRDLREKGVFRRFGAVLNPPVIGSSTLAAVRAPEDRFDEVADVINGYRQVNHNYRRDHEWNQWFVVTAGSREKRDAILESIEDETGCEVLALPMLTDYYIDLEFPVVNEDRFARESLDSTDVSATRISEDARGDLTSLEADLLLAIQDGFPLSPTPYADVAAEIDAPLDDVLAAVERLLADGCIKRIGCIVNHVVTGFTNNCMVVWDVPDDELDERGAAVGSLPYVTLCYHRPRRPDQEWEYNLFTMIHGREAEAVDAKIDELAADYLPVPHDRLYSTETLKQTGAQYESLVAEE encoded by the coding sequence ATGAGTCTGGACGCCGACTGGCGAAGCGATATCGATGCGGTCGACGCGGCCCTCATCGACGAGTACCAGAGCGGGTTCCCCGTCGAGTCGCGCCCGTTCGAGCGGGTCGCCCGCGAGATCGCGGCCGAGACGGGCGTCGCGGTCGACGCCGACGAAGTCCTCGACCGGGTTCGCGACCTCCGCGAGAAGGGGGTGTTCCGACGGTTCGGGGCGGTGCTTAACCCCCCAGTCATCGGGTCATCGACGCTCGCGGCGGTTCGCGCGCCCGAGGACCGGTTCGACGAGGTCGCCGACGTGATCAACGGCTACAGGCAGGTGAACCACAACTATCGGCGGGACCACGAGTGGAACCAGTGGTTCGTCGTCACCGCGGGGTCACGCGAGAAGCGCGACGCCATCCTCGAATCGATCGAGGACGAGACCGGGTGTGAGGTGTTGGCGCTCCCGATGCTCACCGACTACTACATCGACCTGGAGTTCCCGGTCGTGAACGAGGACCGCTTCGCGCGCGAGTCGCTCGACAGCACGGACGTCTCGGCCACCCGCATCTCCGAGGACGCGCGGGGCGACCTCACCTCGCTCGAAGCCGACCTCCTGTTGGCTATCCAGGACGGGTTCCCGCTGTCTCCGACCCCCTACGCCGACGTGGCGGCGGAGATAGACGCGCCCCTCGACGACGTGCTCGCGGCGGTCGAGCGCCTGCTCGCTGACGGCTGTATCAAGCGGATCGGCTGTATCGTCAACCACGTCGTCACCGGGTTCACGAACAACTGCATGGTCGTCTGGGACGTGCCCGACGACGAACTCGACGAGCGCGGCGCGGCGGTCGGGAGCCTCCCGTACGTCACGCTGTGTTACCACCGACCGCGGCGCCCGGACCAGGAGTGGGAGTACAACCTGTTCACGATGATCCACGGGCGCGAGGCGGAGGCGGTCGACGCGAAGATCGACGAGCTCGCGGCCGACTACCTTCCGGTTCCCCACGACCGGCTCTACTCAACGGAGACGCTGAAACAGACCGGCGCGCAGTACGAAAGCCTCGTCGCCGAGGAATAA